Proteins from a genomic interval of Symmachiella macrocystis:
- a CDS encoding CPBP family intramembrane glutamic endopeptidase: MHYRRASITDFTTLLFDDTELTDHFAELLTTMEQDSDRNSFLAMAALFEGGLVVVALALGWVFGVPPLESLDWDPWAVLWGLAGVVPLYAGFVIFDRYPVGPLRTIKETLNDLLGPIFARCSKADLAVVAILAGVGEEVLFRGLLLPLTGGGSFVVGLLISSLLFGLAHAVTTTYVILAALAGLFFGLQWHYTGNLMAPIISHAVYDYLAFVKIARDFRASTPEYPPQILDGDP; encoded by the coding sequence ATGCATTACCGTAGAGCCTCGATCACTGATTTTACGACACTGCTATTTGACGACACAGAGCTCACTGACCATTTTGCGGAATTATTAACGACCATGGAGCAGGATTCGGATCGCAACTCGTTTCTCGCGATGGCGGCCCTCTTCGAAGGAGGGTTAGTTGTCGTTGCGCTGGCATTGGGATGGGTGTTTGGTGTGCCGCCACTGGAGAGTTTGGACTGGGATCCCTGGGCGGTCTTGTGGGGTTTGGCGGGTGTGGTGCCGCTGTACGCGGGATTTGTGATTTTTGACCGCTATCCCGTCGGGCCGCTGCGCACGATTAAGGAGACGCTGAACGACTTGCTGGGACCGATCTTTGCCCGCTGCAGCAAAGCCGATTTGGCTGTGGTTGCGATATTGGCCGGAGTGGGAGAAGAGGTGTTGTTTCGCGGCCTGCTGCTGCCATTGACCGGGGGCGGGTCGTTTGTGGTCGGTTTGCTGATTAGCAGCTTGTTGTTTGGATTGGCGCACGCGGTCACCACGACCTATGTGATTTTAGCGGCGCTGGCCGGACTGTTTTTCGGTTTGCAATGGCATTATACGGGGAATTTGATGGCGCCGATCATTTCGCACGCGGTCTATGATTATTTGGCATTTGTGAAAATTGCCCGCGATTTCCGCGCGTCGACGCCGGAATATCCGCCGCAAATTCTGGATGGGGACCCCTAA